A region from the Anaerolineae bacterium genome encodes:
- a CDS encoding DUF126 domain-containing protein encodes MNPELVLHGRVIKAGTAEGTALVSPAPISFLGGVDPDSGTIIEPGHPLEGMRVAGRILVFPTGKGSTVGSYTIYRMAKNGTAPAGIICAQSETIVAVGAIIAGIPMVDLIPIEQIATGDWVRIEGDTVYVRKSNEGPGR; translated from the coding sequence ATGAACCCGGAACTGGTCCTGCACGGCCGCGTCATCAAAGCCGGCACTGCCGAAGGCACGGCGCTGGTCTCGCCGGCCCCCATCAGCTTCCTGGGCGGCGTGGACCCGGACAGCGGCACCATCATCGAGCCAGGGCATCCGCTGGAGGGAATGCGCGTCGCCGGCCGCATCCTCGTCTTCCCCACCGGCAAGGGGAGCACCGTCGGCTCCTATACCATCTACCGCATGGCGAAGAACGGCACGGCGCCGGCCGGCATCATCTGCGCCCAGAGCGAGACCATCGTGGCGGTTGGCGCCATTATCGCCGGCATACCCATGGTGGACCTCATTCCTATAGAGCAGATTGCGACCGGCGACTGGGTGCGCATCGAGGGCGACACGGTATACGTGCGCAAATCCAATGAGGGGCCTGGAAGATGA
- a CDS encoding SDR family oxidoreductase, whose protein sequence is MKRFVGQVAMITGAGSGIGKACALRFAQEGANVLCLDVNDPASEAAAQECRQHGVEALAMHCDVTHEEDIERAVQAAMERWGRIDVLVAAAGVYRGAPLPEVSLKQWQLVIDVNLTGVFLSNRAVAPIMMKQRSGSIINISSMAGKTSWPASAEYSASKSGVIGLTRSVAMELAPYGATANAVCPGNTRTEMVEYVAATIAAREGISPEEWLRQRAKDCPMGRFAEPWEIAGVVAFLASEDSRYLTGQAIEVDGGMVMS, encoded by the coding sequence GATCACTGGTGCCGGTAGCGGCATCGGCAAAGCGTGCGCACTGCGGTTCGCCCAGGAGGGCGCCAACGTCCTGTGTCTGGATGTCAATGATCCCGCTAGTGAGGCGGCGGCCCAGGAATGCCGGCAGCACGGCGTGGAAGCCCTGGCCATGCACTGCGATGTGACGCACGAGGAAGACATCGAGCGCGCGGTGCAGGCGGCCATGGAACGCTGGGGGCGCATTGATGTCCTGGTGGCGGCCGCCGGCGTCTATCGCGGCGCGCCCCTGCCGGAGGTATCCCTGAAGCAGTGGCAGTTGGTGATTGATGTCAACCTGACGGGCGTATTCCTCAGCAATCGGGCGGTCGCGCCCATCATGATGAAACAGCGTTCCGGGAGCATCATCAACATTTCCTCCATGGCCGGCAAGACGAGCTGGCCGGCGAGCGCCGAGTATTCCGCCTCCAAAAGCGGCGTGATCGGTCTGACCCGCTCCGTGGCCATGGAGCTGGCTCCTTACGGCGCCACTGCCAACGCCGTCTGCCCGGGCAATACCCGCACGGAGATGGTGGAGTACGTCGCCGCTACCATTGCCGCCCGGGAGGGCATTTCCCCGGAGGAATGGCTGCGCCAGCGCGCCAAGGACTGCCCGATGGGCAGGTTTGCCGAGCCGTGGGAGATCGCCGGCGTCGTCGCCTTCCTGGCCTCCGAGGACTCGCGCTATCTCACCGGCCAGGCCATCGAGGTGGACGGCGGCATGGTGATGAGCTGA
- a CDS encoding sugar kinase yields MPALLVGVDIGTQGVKGVLVDAQGTVLASASLARGPRHPRPGWVEMDAEQDWWVPAAEIMRRLTAQLPDRAGSIAAVGVCGLVPCLCPIDADGRPLRPAILYSDNRALEELAWANARAGLSLTAEAVVPKLLWLQRHEPEVFARTAAVLSAHNYVVLRLTGRRSMDYDTASIMGGIFDPHGRRWEARICQQLGIPVEAWPPLYPATVVVGEVTAEAERQTGLPAGVPVIAGSGDTFPTIVGCGAIDPGDAMLSFGTTGLLTITRRPLVESAGGPHFSSADGTAAVDWGANILSASRLMDWFLREFGGAERLAAERLGESPFVLLEQEAARIPAGSEGLIVLPHWLGRRTPTPDATIRGAVLGLTPSHTAAHLYRALMESFAYNVRQSLPAHRPNIKRLVATAGGARSRLWRQICADVLDIPLEYFPQASGALGIAFLAGFAVRQVKDFSTIKRQWLREPEMVFPDAGARAVYDRLFPIYEEFDAAVAGPFAHLAEIRDT; encoded by the coding sequence ATGCCGGCACTGCTGGTGGGAGTGGATATTGGGACCCAGGGGGTCAAGGGTGTGCTGGTGGATGCGCAGGGCACGGTGCTGGCTTCCGCCAGCCTGGCGCGCGGCCCTCGTCATCCCCGACCCGGCTGGGTCGAGATGGACGCCGAACAGGATTGGTGGGTGCCGGCGGCGGAGATCATGCGCCGGCTGACCGCTCAACTCCCTGATCGTGCAGGGAGCATCGCCGCGGTGGGGGTATGCGGGCTGGTGCCCTGCCTGTGTCCGATCGACGCGGATGGCCGGCCGCTCCGGCCGGCCATCTTGTATTCGGATAACCGCGCCCTGGAAGAGTTGGCCTGGGCCAACGCGCGCGCCGGCCTGTCGCTGACCGCCGAGGCCGTGGTGCCCAAACTGCTGTGGCTTCAGCGGCACGAACCGGAGGTCTTTGCCCGCACGGCGGCGGTCCTGTCAGCGCATAACTACGTGGTACTGCGCCTGACGGGCCGGCGCAGTATGGATTATGACACGGCCAGCATCATGGGCGGCATCTTCGACCCGCACGGCCGGCGCTGGGAGGCGCGGATCTGCCAGCAGTTGGGCATTCCAGTAGAGGCCTGGCCTCCACTGTATCCCGCCACCGTGGTGGTGGGCGAGGTAACCGCGGAAGCGGAGCGGCAGACTGGCCTGCCGGCCGGCGTGCCGGTCATCGCCGGCTCCGGGGACACCTTTCCCACGATTGTCGGCTGTGGGGCCATTGACCCAGGGGATGCCATGCTCTCCTTTGGCACCACCGGCTTGCTGACCATCACCCGCCGGCCGCTGGTGGAGTCCGCCGGCGGTCCCCATTTCTCCAGCGCGGACGGCACGGCGGCTGTGGATTGGGGCGCCAACATCCTCTCGGCCAGCCGGCTGATGGACTGGTTCCTGCGGGAGTTCGGCGGGGCCGAGCGCCTCGCGGCGGAGCGGTTGGGCGAAAGCCCGTTCGTCCTGCTGGAGCAAGAGGCCGCTCGCATTCCTGCCGGCTCGGAGGGGTTGATTGTCCTGCCGCACTGGTTGGGCCGGCGCACCCCGACGCCCGATGCCACTATCCGCGGTGCTGTGCTGGGGCTCACCCCATCGCATACGGCGGCGCATCTCTATCGCGCGCTGATGGAATCGTTCGCCTACAACGTGCGGCAGAGCCTGCCGGCGCACCGTCCGAACATCAAGCGCCTGGTGGCGACGGCCGGCGGGGCGCGCAGCCGGCTGTGGCGGCAGATCTGCGCCGATGTGCTGGATATACCGCTGGAGTATTTCCCACAGGCCAGCGGCGCGCTGGGCATCGCCTTCCTGGCCGGCTTTGCGGTGAGGCAGGTAAAGGATTTTTCCACCATCAAGCGCCAGTGGCTGAGGGAGCCGGAGATGGTTTTCCCGGATGCGGGTGCCCGGGCGGTGTACGACCGGCTGTTCCCCATTTACGAGGAGTTCGATGCGGCCGTGGCCGGCCCCTTCGCTCATCTGGCGGAAATACGCGATACGTGA
- a CDS encoding isopentenyl phosphate kinase family protein → MIFLKLGGSLITDKRRRETPRMDVIRRLAQEIAAARQTRPDLRLLVGHGSGSFGHFAGREYGTRRGIRPGEEARGWYGFAATGAAAARLNRLVTDALVEAGLPAVSFPPSATARCRAGQLQELAWEPLARALDAGLLPVIHGDVAFDDQWGCTIVSTEELFAYLTPILRPTRILLAGTVDGVFTADPLVHPQAALLAEIHASQLDALEAELGSSYGVDVTGGMWSKVRIMAELVRRHPGLEVHIFSGEHPGALRACLLSPAECAGTRLRW, encoded by the coding sequence ATGATATTTCTCAAGCTGGGCGGCTCTCTCATCACGGATAAACGCCGGCGGGAAACGCCGCGCATGGATGTCATCCGCCGGCTGGCACAGGAGATCGCCGCGGCCCGGCAAACCCGCCCTGACCTGCGCCTGCTGGTCGGCCACGGCAGTGGCTCCTTCGGCCATTTCGCCGGCCGCGAGTACGGCACCCGCCGCGGCATTCGCCCAGGCGAGGAAGCGCGCGGCTGGTACGGCTTCGCCGCCACCGGCGCCGCCGCCGCCCGCCTGAACCGGCTGGTCACTGATGCGCTGGTGGAGGCCGGCCTGCCGGCAGTCAGCTTCCCGCCCTCCGCAACGGCCCGCTGTCGCGCCGGCCAGCTACAGGAACTGGCCTGGGAGCCGCTGGCGCGCGCCCTGGACGCCGGCCTCCTGCCCGTGATTCACGGCGATGTAGCCTTCGACGACCAGTGGGGCTGTACCATCGTCTCCACCGAGGAGCTGTTCGCCTATCTGACCCCCATCCTCCGGCCGACGCGCATCCTGCTGGCCGGCACAGTGGACGGCGTCTTCACTGCCGACCCGCTTGTACACCCGCAGGCCGCTCTGCTGGCGGAGATCCACGCCTCACAACTGGACGCCCTGGAAGCGGAGTTAGGTTCATCATATGGGGTGGATGTGACCGGAGGCATGTGGAGCAAGGTGCGCATTATGGCGGAGCTGGTGCGCCGGCATCCCGGCCTGGAGGTGCATATTTTCTCCGGCGAGCACCCCGGCGCATTACGGGCCTGTCTGCTGTCGCCGGCGGAATGCGCCGGCACGCGCCTGCGCTGGTAA